In a genomic window of Corvus hawaiiensis isolate bCorHaw1 chromosome Z, bCorHaw1.pri.cur, whole genome shotgun sequence:
- the GPX8 gene encoding probable glutathione peroxidase 8 isoform X1, producing MEPLTTSYPLKYSVPKARVFVVFLSMVLCTTILCLLQLSFFKPKIKDFYSFEVKDSRGRIISLEKYRGKATLVVNVASYCQYTDKNYIALQELHREFGPSHFTVLAFPCNQFGESEPSSSQEIESFAKGNYGVTFPVFHKIKILGSEADPAFKFLIDSSKKEPRWNFWKYLVSPEGKVVKFWRPEEPIESIKPEVTSLIRQIIMKKREDL from the exons ATGGAGCCTCTCACAACTAGTTATCCTCTGAAATACTCAGTGCCCAAAGCCAGGGTCTTTGTTGTCTTCCTGTCAATGGTTTTGTGTACCACCATTCTCTGCCTGCTGCAACTCAGTTTTTTTAAACCTAAAATCaaagatttttattcttttgaagtCAAGGATTCACGAGGAAGGATCATTTCCTTGGAGAAGTACAGAGGGAAA gcaACTTTGGTTGTAAACGTGGCCAGTTACTGCCAATACACAGACAAAAATTACATCGCACTGCAAGAGCTACACAGAGAGTTTGGTCCCTCCCACTTCACTGTGCTGGCGTTTCCCTGCAACCAGTTCGGAGAATCAGAGCCTAGTTCAAGCCAGGAAATAGAATCTTTTGCCAAAGGAAACTATGGAGTAACATTCCCTGTTTTCCACAAAATCAAGATCCTAGGATCAGAAGCAGATCCCGCCTTTAAATTTCTAATAG ATTCCTCAAAGAAAGAGCCTCGATGGAATTTCTGGAAGTACCTTGTCAGCCCTGAGGGTAAAGTTGTGAAATTCTGGAGACCCGAAGAGCCAATAGAAAGTATCAAGCCAGAAGTAACGTCATTAATCAGGCAGATTatcatgaaaaaaagagaagacctCTGA
- the GPX8 gene encoding probable glutathione peroxidase 8 isoform X2 — MEPLTTSYPLKYSVPKARVFVVFLSMVLCTTILCLLQLSFFKPKIKDFYSFEVKDSRGRIISLEKYRGKIPQRKSLDGISGSTLSALRVKL; from the exons ATGGAGCCTCTCACAACTAGTTATCCTCTGAAATACTCAGTGCCCAAAGCCAGGGTCTTTGTTGTCTTCCTGTCAATGGTTTTGTGTACCACCATTCTCTGCCTGCTGCAACTCAGTTTTTTTAAACCTAAAATCaaagatttttattcttttgaagtCAAGGATTCACGAGGAAGGATCATTTCCTTGGAGAAGTACAGAGGGAAA ATTCCTCAAAGAAAGAGCCTCGATGGAATTTCTGGAAGTACCTTGTCAGCCCTGAGGGTAAAGTTGTGA